A stretch of the Haloplanus aerogenes genome encodes the following:
- a CDS encoding Cdc6/Cdc18 family protein — protein MDSNDTPPDDHAEGPEDRDFRAPARDRTADISRDVDIDDVLDDEDDSQGLFDDLLSGEPIFENKEVLRPSYTPHELPHRNEQINQMATILVSALRGDTPSNILIYGKTGTGKTASAKFVSKELESTSQKYDVPCEVEYINCEVTDTQYRVLAQLANKFIEKNQAVIDDRLDDLTDLRSAITNGQTTISQCPFDSTDALEERIGTLEADREEMEAVPMTGWPTDRVYSSFFEAVDYHERVVVIMLDEIDKLVEKSGDDTLYNLSRMNSELDNSRISIMGISNDLKFTDFLDPRVKSSLGEEEIVFPPYDANQLRDILQHRADVAFKSGALTEDVIPLCAAFAAQEHGDARRALDLLRTAGELAERGQADTVEEEHVRQAQDKIELDRVVEVVRTLPTQSKIVLFAIILLEKNGVHNINTGEVYNIYKRLCEEIDADVLTQRRVTDLISELDMLGIVNAVVVSKGRYGRTKEISLSVPVEETEAVLLSDSRLGDIENAQPFVQARFDN, from the coding sequence ATGGATTCGAACGACACACCGCCCGACGATCACGCCGAGGGTCCCGAGGATAGGGATTTCCGCGCCCCCGCACGTGACCGAACGGCCGACATCTCCCGCGACGTCGACATCGACGACGTCCTCGACGACGAGGACGACAGTCAGGGACTGTTCGACGATCTTCTCTCCGGCGAACCGATCTTCGAGAACAAGGAGGTTCTCCGCCCGTCCTACACGCCACACGAACTCCCGCACCGCAACGAACAGATCAACCAGATGGCGACGATTCTCGTCTCCGCCCTTCGGGGCGACACTCCCTCGAACATCCTCATCTACGGGAAGACGGGGACCGGCAAGACGGCGAGCGCGAAGTTCGTCAGCAAGGAACTCGAGTCGACCTCCCAGAAGTACGACGTCCCCTGCGAGGTCGAGTACATCAACTGCGAGGTAACCGACACGCAGTATCGCGTGCTGGCCCAGCTCGCGAACAAGTTCATCGAGAAGAATCAGGCCGTTATCGACGACCGACTCGACGACTTGACCGACCTCCGGTCGGCGATCACGAACGGACAGACGACGATTTCCCAGTGCCCGTTCGACTCCACCGACGCCCTCGAGGAGCGGATCGGAACGCTCGAAGCGGACCGGGAGGAGATGGAGGCCGTCCCTATGACGGGGTGGCCGACCGACCGCGTGTATAGCTCCTTTTTCGAAGCGGTCGATTACCACGAACGCGTCGTCGTCATCATGCTCGACGAAATCGACAAACTCGTCGAGAAATCCGGCGACGACACCCTCTACAACCTCTCGCGGATGAACTCCGAACTCGACAACTCCCGCATCTCCATCATGGGCATCTCGAACGACCTGAAGTTCACCGACTTCCTCGACCCTCGCGTCAAGTCGAGCCTCGGTGAGGAGGAAATCGTCTTCCCCCCGTACGACGCCAACCAGTTGCGCGACATCCTTCAGCACCGCGCGGACGTGGCGTTCAAGAGCGGCGCGCTCACCGAGGACGTCATCCCGCTCTGTGCCGCCTTCGCGGCGCAGGAACACGGTGACGCCCGCCGGGCGCTCGATCTCCTCCGAACCGCCGGCGAACTCGCCGAACGCGGCCAGGCCGACACCGTCGAGGAGGAACACGTCCGGCAGGCCCAGGACAAGATCGAACTCGACCGCGTGGTCGAGGTGGTACGCACCCTCCCGACCCAGTCGAAGATCGTCCTCTTCGCCATCATCCTCCTCGAGAAGAACGGCGTCCACAACATCAACACCGGCGAGGTGTACAACATCTACAAGCGTCTCTGTGAGGAGATCGACGCCGACGTACTCACGCAACGCCGCGTCACCGACCTCATCTCCGAACTCGACATGCTCGGCATCGTCAACGCCGTCGTCGTGAGCAAGGGTCGGTACGGCCGAACCAAGGAGATCAGCCTCTCGGTTCCCGTCGAGGAGACCGAGGCCGTTCTCCTCTCGGACTCCCGTCTCGGCGACATCGAGAACGCCCAGCCGTTCGTGCAGGCGCGTTTCGACAACTGA
- a CDS encoding HU family DNA-binding protein, translated as MNKAELIEQMASEAGMKESEIQKTLDAFINATTKALKKGDSAVLVGFGSFSISKRSARTGRNPESGKGPADDSPVTFDSCPEFAAALDLNPGKGDEASAKCRDADVVIDAEYIARETGRDSDSKVSEADAKRALDAFINATTKALKKGDRLSLGEKFGEFTVSTLSARGGRNRQTGKEIQIAAKNVVKFKAGAELSKAVN; from the coding sequence ATGAACAAAGCGGAGCTGATCGAGCAGATGGCGAGTGAAGCCGGAATGAAGGAGTCGGAGATACAGAAGACACTAGACGCGTTCATCAACGCGACGACGAAGGCCCTGAAGAAGGGCGATAGTGCCGTACTGGTCGGATTCGGGTCGTTCAGTATCTCGAAGCGCTCCGCCCGGACGGGGCGGAATCCAGAGTCCGGAAAGGGACCTGCGGACGACTCGCCGGTGACCTTCGACTCGTGCCCGGAGTTCGCGGCCGCCCTCGATCTCAACCCCGGCAAGGGTGACGAAGCCAGCGCCAAGTGCCGGGACGCAGACGTAGTGATCGACGCGGAGTACATCGCGCGTGAGACGGGACGTGACTCGGACAGCAAGGTATCGGAGGCGGACGCGAAGCGGGCGCTCGACGCGTTCATCAACGCGACGACGAAGGCTCTGAAGAAGGGTGATAGGTTGTCATTAGGCGAGAAGTTCGGGGAGTTTACCGTCTCGACGCTGTCCGCACGGGGAGGGCGAAACCGTCAGACTGGAAAGGAAATCCAGATCGCGGCGAAGAACGTAGTCAAGTTCAAGGCGGGTGCCGAGCTTTCCAAGGCCGTCAACTGA
- a CDS encoding S26 family signal peptidase encodes MSADDGPRPSDDYRPSDGERGRRSRSDGGDGERTESMGPLRRIATANDGPLLILRETALSVGAVVVIGLLLFAISGVWPPMVAVESGSMEPHMHKGDLVFITDTGRFVPDTAREGTGVVTQDVARETGYWKFGAYGSVIVYDDPGDAGPPVIHRARFWVDEGENWYDRANPEYVSASSCAEMRNCPAPHAGFVTKGDANAQYDQVNGISDPVKPEWIVGIARVRIPYLGWVRLGVSGVVLDATPEVATDVTPSVVEAAATRPSPPGKSTPTPTPMPRAVGLAGS; translated from the coding sequence ATGAGCGCCGACGACGGTCCCCGTCCCTCCGACGACTACCGTCCCAGCGACGGCGAACGCGGGCGGCGCAGTCGAAGCGACGGCGGTGACGGCGAACGCACGGAGTCGATGGGGCCCCTTCGCCGGATCGCGACGGCGAACGACGGACCCCTCCTGATCCTGCGTGAGACGGCGCTGAGTGTCGGCGCCGTCGTCGTCATCGGCCTCCTCCTCTTCGCTATCAGTGGCGTGTGGCCGCCGATGGTCGCCGTCGAGAGCGGGAGCATGGAGCCACACATGCACAAGGGTGATCTCGTCTTCATCACCGACACCGGTCGGTTCGTCCCCGACACCGCCCGCGAGGGGACAGGCGTCGTCACCCAAGACGTTGCCCGGGAGACCGGTTACTGGAAGTTCGGCGCCTACGGTTCGGTGATCGTCTACGACGACCCCGGGGACGCCGGGCCGCCAGTGATCCATCGCGCGCGATTCTGGGTCGACGAGGGGGAAAACTGGTACGACAGGGCCAACCCCGAGTACGTGAGCGCGAGCAGCTGCGCGGAGATGCGCAACTGTCCCGCACCACACGCCGGGTTCGTGACGAAAGGCGACGCCAACGCACAGTACGATCAGGTGAACGGGATCAGCGACCCGGTGAAACCCGAGTGGATCGTCGGCATCGCGCGCGTCAGAATCCCGTATCTCGGCTGGGTCCGACTCGGCGTCTCGGGGGTCGTCCTCGATGCGACGCCCGAGGTGGCGACGGACGTGACGCCGTCCGTGGTCGAAGCGGCGGCGACCCGTCCGTCGCCACCGGGGAAGTCGACGCCGACGCCGACGCCGATGCCGCGAGCCGTCGGCTTGGCTGGATCGTAA
- a CDS encoding DNA-directed DNA polymerase II small subunit — translation MPLETPARIARELARRGYNAEREAVTLLAGATDPAAALDTAVETAPDDALRLTAEHVRSALSTDAPAAASPPTDTDATDTTASADTVPDDTAPDAPPEDPSVSTATPSPSSGTQAADAPVETKGSRKGEMAGTESASTTSADTATADSDTAAVKRSIDIAGDITGRSTGTGEYGDFVSVFRDRYEKLSGKLRGRVNHRPASAVADMPGGSDVAMIGLVNDVRSSANGHWIVELEDTTGTFPCLITKDRDIADLVDELLLDECVAVEGTLSDDAGIVFVDALHFPDVPRTYKPSTADRHVQAALISDVHVGSQEFMADAWHRFADWLHTEEAAAVEYLLVAGDMVEGVGVYPDQDEELDIVDIYDQYDRFSEHLKEVPGDLDIVMIPGNHDAVRLAEPQPGFDEELREIMSAHDPRIVGNPSTVTIEGVSVLMYHGVSLDEVIAELPEETASYDHPHRAMYHLLKKRHVAPKYGGHMRLAPEERDYLVIENVPDVFHTGHVHKLGYGKYHNVLAVNSGCWQAQTAFQKSVNIDPDAGFAPIVDLDTLNLTVRKFA, via the coding sequence GTGCCTCTGGAGACGCCCGCACGGATCGCGCGCGAACTCGCTCGGCGCGGCTACAACGCCGAACGCGAGGCCGTGACCCTCCTCGCGGGTGCGACCGATCCGGCGGCGGCCCTCGACACCGCCGTCGAGACGGCGCCCGACGACGCGCTTCGACTCACCGCGGAGCACGTCCGCTCGGCACTGTCCACGGACGCACCGGCCGCCGCGTCTCCGCCGACCGATACCGACGCCACGGATACGACAGCATCCGCCGACACGGTTCCCGACGATACCGCCCCCGACGCCCCGCCAGAAGACCCCTCTGTTTCGACTGCAACTCCCTCCCCCTCGTCTGGGACTCAGGCGGCTGACGCTCCAGTTGAAACGAAGGGGTCTCGGAAGGGTGAGATGGCCGGCACAGAGTCGGCGTCGACCACGAGCGCAGACACGGCCACTGCCGACAGCGACACCGCCGCAGTCAAGCGATCTATCGACATCGCCGGCGACATCACCGGTCGAAGTACGGGCACCGGCGAGTACGGCGACTTCGTCTCCGTCTTCCGCGACCGTTACGAGAAGCTCTCCGGCAAACTCCGTGGGCGGGTGAACCACCGCCCGGCGTCGGCCGTCGCGGACATGCCCGGCGGGAGCGATGTGGCGATGATCGGCCTCGTCAACGACGTGCGCTCCTCGGCCAACGGCCACTGGATCGTCGAACTCGAAGACACGACCGGCACCTTCCCTTGTCTGATCACGAAGGACCGCGACATCGCGGACCTCGTGGACGAACTCCTCCTCGACGAGTGTGTCGCAGTGGAGGGCACGCTCTCGGACGACGCGGGCATCGTCTTCGTCGACGCGCTCCACTTCCCGGACGTGCCCCGGACGTACAAGCCCTCGACGGCCGACCGGCACGTACAGGCCGCCCTGATATCCGACGTGCACGTCGGGAGCCAGGAGTTCATGGCCGACGCCTGGCACCGCTTCGCCGACTGGCTCCACACCGAGGAGGCCGCGGCCGTCGAGTACCTCCTCGTCGCCGGCGACATGGTCGAGGGCGTCGGCGTCTACCCCGATCAGGACGAGGAACTCGACATCGTCGACATCTACGACCAGTACGACCGCTTCTCGGAACACCTCAAGGAAGTGCCCGGCGACCTCGACATCGTGATGATTCCGGGCAACCACGACGCCGTCCGGCTCGCGGAGCCCCAACCGGGCTTCGACGAGGAGCTCCGGGAGATCATGTCCGCCCACGATCCGCGGATCGTGGGCAATCCCTCCACCGTCACTATCGAGGGCGTTTCGGTGCTGATGTATCACGGCGTCTCGCTCGACGAGGTGATCGCCGAACTCCCCGAGGAGACAGCGAGCTACGACCACCCGCACCGGGCGATGTACCACCTCCTCAAGAAACGCCACGTCGCGCCGAAATACGGCGGTCACATGCGCCTCGCACCCGAGGAACGGGACTACCTCGTCATCGAGAACGTCCCCGACGTGTTCCACACGGGCCACGTCCACAAACTGGGGTACGGGAAGTACCACAACGTCCTCGCGGTCAACAGCGGGTGCTGGCAGGCCCAGACCGCGTTCCAGAAGAGCGTCAACATCGACCCCGACGCCGGCTTCGCGCCCATCGTCGACCTCGACACGCTGAATCTGACCGTTCGGAAGTTCGCCTAG
- a CDS encoding SLC13 family permease, with translation MASPPPGMVLVFALVLVALVLFVTERLPNDTTALAVLVSLVVFEPWTGVTAAEAISGFASPATLTIVAMYMLSEGIQRTGLVERLGTMLGEATGGNERKLLGATVGTTGLAASVVNNTPIVAVFIPMITDLAGRYGLSPSKLLLPLSYAAMLGGTLTLVGTATNILASDLSSQLLGHQLSMFEFTKLGVVIFLVGAAYLLTVGRWLTPARIDPAADLTETFDLGNHLVRLVVRESSPLIGYRVDEAGEELAAAGYDLDILQIERDGEAFLASATDRRFEDGDLLTVRTSLQTANRVAGEYGLRHRHRDEVTEDDLSETPHRGTLVEVVIPGESRFVGKRIGDSALDERFDTTVLAVRRGDEVTKRDLDAVELRAGDTLLLQTTAGAIAYLADRDEVFVTHEAEDPGDLDEAVQAETNAEPLDAHTPVAVAILLGVIAIAALGLLPIVIAALGGVVAMVATGCLRPSEAYEAVSWNVVFLLAGVIPLGLAMQNTGGDALLASLLVASTAVLPLIGVLALVYLVTSLLANVITPVATVVLMIPVAVDTAARIGATRLTFLLAVMFAASTAFMTPIGYQTNLMVYGPGGYRFTDYVRVGAPLQALMAVVTTVGLVVFWGLR, from the coding sequence ATGGCATCGCCACCGCCCGGGATGGTCCTGGTGTTCGCCCTCGTTCTCGTCGCCCTCGTCCTGTTCGTCACCGAACGCCTCCCCAACGACACGACCGCGCTCGCCGTTCTGGTCTCGCTCGTCGTCTTCGAGCCGTGGACGGGCGTCACCGCGGCGGAGGCCATCTCCGGGTTCGCCAGTCCTGCAACGCTCACCATCGTCGCCATGTACATGTTGAGCGAGGGCATCCAGCGCACGGGGCTGGTCGAGCGGCTCGGTACGATGCTCGGGGAGGCCACCGGCGGCAACGAGCGGAAACTCCTCGGGGCGACCGTCGGGACGACGGGGCTCGCCGCCAGCGTCGTGAACAACACGCCCATCGTCGCGGTGTTCATCCCGATGATTACGGATCTCGCGGGGCGGTACGGGCTCTCGCCGTCGAAACTCCTCCTGCCGCTCTCGTACGCGGCGATGCTCGGCGGGACGCTCACCCTCGTCGGCACGGCGACGAACATCCTCGCCAGCGACCTCTCCAGCCAGCTGCTCGGTCACCAGCTCTCGATGTTCGAGTTCACGAAACTCGGCGTGGTGATCTTTCTCGTCGGTGCCGCGTACCTGCTCACGGTCGGCCGGTGGCTCACACCCGCTCGCATCGATCCCGCCGCCGACCTGACCGAGACGTTCGATCTGGGGAACCACCTCGTTCGCCTCGTCGTCCGGGAATCGTCGCCGCTGATCGGCTACCGTGTCGACGAAGCCGGCGAGGAACTCGCGGCGGCCGGCTACGATCTGGACATCCTCCAGATCGAACGCGACGGGGAGGCGTTTCTGGCGTCGGCGACCGACCGCCGCTTCGAGGACGGCGACCTGCTGACCGTCCGCACGTCGCTCCAGACGGCCAACCGGGTCGCCGGCGAGTACGGCCTCCGCCACCGCCACCGCGACGAGGTGACCGAGGACGACCTCTCCGAAACCCCACACCGCGGCACGCTGGTCGAGGTGGTGATCCCCGGCGAGTCCCGATTCGTCGGGAAACGGATCGGCGACTCGGCGCTCGACGAGCGCTTCGACACGACGGTGCTGGCCGTCCGCCGCGGCGACGAGGTGACGAAACGCGACCTCGACGCGGTCGAACTCCGCGCCGGCGACACGCTCCTCCTCCAGACGACTGCCGGTGCCATCGCCTACCTCGCGGACCGAGACGAAGTGTTCGTCACCCACGAGGCCGAGGATCCGGGTGACCTCGACGAGGCTGTGCAGGCGGAGACCAATGCCGAGCCGCTCGACGCCCACACGCCGGTCGCCGTCGCCATCCTCCTCGGCGTCATCGCCATCGCCGCGCTCGGCTTGCTCCCCATCGTCATCGCCGCCCTCGGTGGCGTCGTCGCCATGGTCGCGACGGGCTGTCTCCGCCCCTCCGAAGCCTACGAGGCCGTCAGCTGGAACGTCGTCTTCCTGCTCGCAGGCGTGATTCCGCTCGGGCTGGCGATGCAGAACACCGGCGGCGACGCTCTCCTCGCGAGCCTGCTCGTCGCCAGCACGGCCGTCCTCCCGCTGATCGGCGTCCTCGCGCTCGTCTACCTCGTCACCTCGCTGCTCGCGAACGTCATCACGCCGGTCGCGACGGTCGTGTTGATGATCCCCGTCGCCGTCGACACCGCGGCCCGGATCGGCGCCACCCGTCTCACCTTCCTCCTCGCCGTGATGTTCGCCGCCTCCACCGCCTTCATGACGCCCATCGGCTACCAGACCAACCTCATGGTGTACGGCCCCGGCGGCTACCGGTTCACCGACTACGTCCGCGTCGGGGCGCCCCTGCAGGCGCTCATGGCCGTCGTGACGACGGTCGGCCTCGTCGTCTTCTGGGGCCTTCGGTAG
- a CDS encoding alpha/beta fold hydrolase, with protein sequence MTRYDEWTAAQESTTVTVDGHDLDVAYYDDGSGDPVVFLHGIPTNSYLWRDVIDPIADRRRVIVPDMVGYGASAMHDGFDRSIRAQERMLDALLTALDIQSPSLVGHDLGGGVFLRYAAHNPDAVDELVLSNAVAYDSWPIQLVTDLGLPETARTTSPEEMQTMLDDLFRDTLVGDDPDEALVEGMTAPWNSAEGVTSLVRNAASTNTNHTTEIDPTAITADTLLLWGADDEFQPIQWAERLSDDIERAELVGLDGASHWVMADRPDAYRTHLSDFLR encoded by the coding sequence GTGACACGATACGACGAATGGACTGCTGCACAGGAGTCGACGACCGTCACTGTCGACGGCCACGACCTCGACGTTGCGTACTACGACGACGGCTCGGGCGACCCCGTCGTCTTCCTCCACGGCATCCCGACGAACTCCTATCTGTGGCGGGACGTGATCGATCCGATAGCCGACCGCCGACGGGTGATCGTCCCCGACATGGTCGGCTACGGCGCGTCGGCCATGCACGACGGGTTCGATCGTTCGATTCGGGCACAGGAGCGGATGCTCGACGCCCTCCTCACGGCGCTCGACATCCAGTCACCGTCGCTCGTCGGCCACGATCTCGGCGGCGGCGTCTTCCTCCGCTACGCGGCCCACAACCCGGACGCCGTCGACGAACTCGTCCTCTCGAACGCCGTGGCCTACGATTCGTGGCCCATCCAATTGGTCACTGATCTCGGCCTCCCCGAGACGGCCCGGACCACCAGCCCCGAGGAGATGCAGACGATGCTCGACGACCTGTTCCGCGATACGCTCGTCGGCGACGATCCCGACGAGGCGCTCGTCGAGGGTATGACGGCGCCGTGGAACTCCGCCGAGGGCGTCACGTCCCTCGTCCGCAACGCCGCCTCGACGAACACCAACCACACGACGGAGATCGATCCGACGGCCATCACTGCCGACACGCTGTTGCTCTGGGGGGCCGACGACGAGTTCCAGCCTATCCAGTGGGCCGAACGCCTCAGCGACGACATCGAGCGTGCCGAACTGGTCGGCCTCGACGGCGCGTCCCACTGGGTGATGGCGGATCGTCCCGACGCCTACCGGACGCACCTGTCGGACTTCCTGCGGTGA
- a CDS encoding MFS transporter — MPSRKHRVLLVMAVAELLAMSLWFSATAAAPELAAEWGLTDAETAWLTIAVQLGFVTGALLSSVLTLSDVFRPRYLLAGSAVLGAAATALIAAAVSAALPAIALRFLTGVALAGVYPPGMKILAGWFEEGRGFAIGVLVGALTVGSALPHLIRAVGGVGQPRVVLYGAAALATLGGLLALLVEPGPHQAPAAPFDPGAIGRILRDRGTMLANGGYFGHMWELYAVWTWIPAYLIASMAANGGGSTGLASLLAFATIAVGGVGAVVAGSAADRVGRTRVTSVSMAVSGLACLAAGVVFGRSLFLLVPFVLVWGVAIVADSAQFSAAVSELAEQSYVGTALTLQTAIGFLLTTISIQLIPVVVDLVGWRWAFAPLVVGPLLGTLSMQWLRRLPEATRLAGGRG; from the coding sequence ATGCCGTCTCGGAAACACCGCGTCCTGCTGGTGATGGCCGTCGCCGAACTGCTGGCCATGTCGCTGTGGTTCAGTGCGACCGCCGCTGCGCCCGAACTCGCCGCCGAGTGGGGGCTGACCGACGCCGAGACGGCGTGGCTCACCATCGCCGTCCAGCTCGGCTTCGTCACCGGCGCCCTCCTTTCCTCCGTACTCACCCTCTCGGACGTGTTCCGGCCGCGCTACCTCCTCGCCGGCTCGGCCGTCCTCGGCGCGGCCGCTACCGCGCTCATCGCCGCCGCCGTCTCCGCGGCGCTCCCGGCTATCGCGCTCCGCTTTCTCACCGGCGTCGCCCTCGCCGGCGTCTACCCACCGGGAATGAAGATCCTCGCCGGGTGGTTCGAGGAGGGCCGCGGCTTCGCCATCGGCGTCCTCGTCGGGGCGCTCACCGTCGGCTCCGCGCTCCCGCATCTCATCCGCGCGGTCGGCGGTGTCGGCCAGCCACGGGTCGTGCTGTACGGCGCCGCCGCCCTCGCCACTCTCGGCGGCCTCCTCGCTCTCCTCGTCGAACCCGGACCGCACCAGGCGCCCGCGGCGCCGTTCGACCCCGGTGCTATCGGCCGCATCCTCCGTGACCGCGGGACCATGCTCGCCAACGGCGGCTACTTCGGCCACATGTGGGAGCTCTACGCCGTCTGGACGTGGATCCCGGCGTATCTGATCGCGAGTATGGCCGCGAACGGCGGGGGGTCGACCGGGCTCGCCTCCCTCCTCGCCTTCGCCACCATCGCCGTGGGTGGTGTCGGCGCCGTCGTCGCCGGGTCGGCCGCCGACCGGGTCGGGCGCACGCGCGTCACGAGCGTGAGCATGGCCGTCAGCGGCCTCGCCTGCCTCGCCGCGGGCGTCGTCTTCGGCCGCTCGCTATTCCTGCTCGTTCCCTTCGTCCTCGTGTGGGGGGTCGCCATCGTCGCGGACTCCGCGCAGTTCTCCGCGGCCGTCTCGGAACTGGCCGAGCAGTCGTACGTCGGCACCGCACTGACGCTCCAGACGGCCATCGGCTTCCTCCTCACCACGATTTCGATCCAGCTGATACCCGTGGTCGTCGACCTCGTGGGCTGGCGGTGGGCGTTCGCACCCCTCGTCGTCGGTCCGCTCCTCGGCACGCTGTCGATGCAGTGGCTCCGTCGCCTGCCCGAGGCGACGCGTCTGGCGGGTGGGCGGGGGTGA
- the uvrB gene encoding excinuclease ABC subunit UvrB — MSDANSGPLQPDRPDADQPFRVDAPFDPAGDQPDAIEELVAGYEAGMDEQTLLGVTGSGKTNTVSWVIEELQQPTLVIAHNKTLAAQLYEEFRNLFPDNAVEYFVSYYDYYQPEAYVEQTDTFIDKDASINDEIDRLRHSATRSLLTRNDVIVVASVSAIYGLGDPANYVDMALRLERGQEIGRDDLLARLVDLNYDRNDVDFTQGTFRVRGDTVEVFPMYGRYAVRVEFWGDEIDRLTKLDPLEGEVKSQEPAVLIHPAEHYSIPEERLENAIEEIEVLMEDRVAYFERQGDLVAAQRIEERTTFDIEMLRETGYCSGIENYSVHLSDRESGEAPYTLLDYFPDDFLTVVDESHQTLPQIKGQYEGDKSRKDSLVENGFRLPTAYDNRPLTFEEFEEKTNRMLYVSATPGDYEQEHSDQVVEQIVRPTYLVDPAVEVADATGQVEDLMDRIDERIERDERILVTTLTKRMAEDLTEYLSEAGVAVEYMHDETDTLERHELIRGLRLGDFDVLVGINLLREGLDIPEVSLVAILDADQEGFLRSETTLVQTMGRAARNVNGEVVLYADDVTDSMQSAIDETRRRRRIQQEFNEEHGHEPTTIEKAVGETNLPGSETDTSGVTGDTPETEDEARERIEALEERMQAAADNLEFELAADIRDRIRDLRQEFEFDDADDGIAPELDSEF; from the coding sequence GTGAGTGACGCCAACTCGGGCCCGCTCCAGCCGGACCGCCCCGACGCCGACCAGCCGTTCCGGGTCGACGCCCCCTTCGACCCGGCGGGCGATCAGCCCGACGCAATCGAGGAACTCGTCGCCGGCTACGAGGCCGGAATGGACGAGCAGACGCTCCTCGGCGTCACCGGCTCGGGCAAGACCAACACCGTCTCGTGGGTGATCGAGGAACTCCAGCAGCCGACGCTGGTCATCGCCCACAACAAGACGCTGGCCGCCCAGCTATACGAGGAGTTTCGAAACCTCTTCCCCGACAACGCGGTCGAGTACTTCGTCTCTTACTACGACTACTACCAGCCCGAGGCGTACGTCGAACAGACGGACACGTTCATCGACAAGGACGCCTCGATCAACGACGAGATCGACCGCCTGCGCCACTCCGCGACCCGTTCCCTGTTGACCCGAAACGACGTGATCGTCGTCGCCAGCGTCTCGGCCATCTACGGCCTCGGTGACCCCGCCAACTACGTCGACATGGCGCTCCGCCTCGAACGGGGTCAGGAGATCGGCCGCGACGACCTGCTCGCCCGGCTGGTCGACCTCAACTACGACCGCAACGACGTGGACTTCACGCAGGGCACCTTCCGCGTCCGCGGCGACACCGTCGAAGTGTTCCCGATGTACGGTCGCTACGCCGTCCGCGTGGAGTTCTGGGGCGACGAAATCGACCGTCTGACCAAACTCGATCCGCTGGAAGGGGAGGTAAAGAGTCAGGAACCCGCCGTGTTGATCCACCCGGCAGAACACTACTCCATCCCCGAGGAGCGACTGGAGAACGCTATCGAGGAGATAGAGGTGCTGATGGAGGACCGCGTGGCCTACTTCGAGCGACAGGGGGATCTGGTCGCCGCCCAGCGGATCGAGGAGCGCACCACCTTCGACATCGAGATGCTGCGCGAGACGGGGTACTGCTCGGGCATCGAGAACTACTCCGTCCACCTCTCGGACCGGGAGTCCGGCGAGGCGCCCTACACCCTGCTCGATTACTTCCCCGACGACTTCCTCACGGTCGTCGACGAGTCCCACCAGACCCTCCCCCAGATCAAGGGACAGTACGAGGGCGACAAGTCCCGCAAGGACTCGCTGGTCGAGAACGGCTTTCGGCTCCCCACCGCGTACGACAACCGCCCGCTCACCTTCGAGGAGTTCGAGGAGAAGACGAACCGGATGCTGTACGTCTCCGCGACCCCCGGCGACTACGAGCAGGAACACTCCGATCAGGTGGTCGAACAGATCGTTCGGCCCACCTATCTCGTCGACCCCGCGGTCGAGGTTGCGGACGCGACGGGGCAGGTCGAGGACCTCATGGACCGCATCGACGAACGCATCGAACGCGACGAGCGCATCCTCGTGACGACGCTCACCAAGCGGATGGCCGAAGATTTGACCGAATATCTCTCAGAGGCCGGCGTCGCCGTCGAGTATATGCACGACGAGACGGACACGCTGGAGCGCCACGAGTTGATCCGCGGTCTCCGGTTGGGTGACTTCGACGTACTCGTCGGCATCAACCTCCTCCGGGAGGGGCTGGACATCCCCGAAGTCTCCTTGGTCGCCATCCTCGACGCCGATCAGGAGGGGTTCCTCCGGTCGGAGACGACGCTCGTCCAGACGATGGGCCGGGCGGCGCGCAACGTCAACGGCGAGGTGGTGCTCTACGCCGACGACGTGACGGACTCGATGCAGTCGGCTATCGACGAGACGCGGCGGCGCCGGCGCATCCAGCAGGAGTTCAACGAGGAACACGGCCACGAACCGACGACCATCGAGAAGGCGGTGGGTGAGACGAACCTGCCGGGGAGCGAGACGGACACCTCGGGCGTCACGGGCGACACCCCCGAGACCGAGGACGAGGCCCGTGAACGGATCGAGGCGCTGGAAGAACGGATGCAGGCCGCCGCCGACAATCTGGAGTTCGAACTCGCGGCCGACATCCGCGACCGGATTCGTGACCTGCGACAGGAGTTCGAGTTCGACGACGCCGACGACGGCATCGCGCCCGAACTCGATTCAGAGTTCTGA